Below is a window of Candidatus Wallbacteria bacterium DNA.
CAGGATCTGCTTGATTGCAACGGCATGGGATATAGCTGCAAGGGCGGCTGGCTGGATGCTCTGAAGTATTTCAAAGATAAAGGTTGCGCAGACGAGAAAACCGTGCCTTATCAGGCAGCAGTCGGCAAATGTAAAAATGTGGAACGCTCATATAAAATCAAGGACTGGGCGACTGTAAATCCTACAACTGATGAGATCAAGCTGGCCATCTTCAAATACGGTCCTGTCTCATCGGATGTAGCGGCTGACTCCAGCTTTCAGTATTACTCCAGCGGAGTTTATAACCACAATTACACCAAAATCAACCATGCAATTATTCTGGTGGGATGGGACGATACGATGGGCAAGAAAGGCTGCTGGATCTTGAGGAACTCGTGGGGTTCGAGCTGGGGTGACAAAGGCTATATGTATATCGAATATGGTTGTTCCAAAGTCGGCAATGACGTTGTCTGCCTGACATACTAGTACATTGTAAACTATGTTTCATGTGACGGCAGGTTCTATGCAAGAAGTTGGTAAGTTAGTAGGTTTGTAAGTTTGTATGTTGGAAAACATTGATTACGGTCTACTAGCGGACCGTAATCGAAGATCCTCTGCACTGCGAAGCGGGACTGTGTATAAAAGCAAAAGGAGACCTCTGGTCTCCTTTTTTGAGTTATC
It encodes the following:
- a CDS encoding C1 family peptidase; translation: MKVFSLLLIFLFTLLQNTPAAADDLVNLLQDLALVAEQEGSMYKVSADAAPKGIPLETLCGLQRPDYADAIEHMRKLTLEKEALPDKFDWRTQNACTPIKNQGSCGSCWAFSSVGIFESGIAIKDAVVVDLSEQDLLDCNGMGYSCKGGWLDALKYFKDKGCADEKTVPYQAAVGKCKNVERSYKIKDWATVNPTTDEIKLAIFKYGPVSSDVAADSSFQYYSSGVYNHNYTKINHAIILVGWDDTMGKKGCWILRNSWGSSWGDKGYMYIEYGCSKVGNDVVCLTY